One Massilia sp. 9096 genomic window carries:
- a CDS encoding sulfite exporter TauE/SafE family protein, translating into MDTMIVVFCAGMLAGAMNALAGGGSFVTLPALIAAGVPPVLANTSSTVALFPGGLASAWAYRDGLQPVGAVPLRALLAATLCGGLAGALLLLRTSASSFAIVLPWLLLVASIALAFGRRIGAALRARVRIHAHAVLALQFLLGIYGGYFGGAVGIMMMALWGLFEPRDIKHLNAPRTLMVSAANAVAVLAFVAAGAVRWPQTLAMLAGAVLGGFGGAHVGRRTPPGVIRALTLLATAAITLAFFVKAYAPALLR; encoded by the coding sequence ATGGATACGATGATCGTGGTTTTCTGCGCGGGCATGCTGGCCGGGGCGATGAATGCGCTGGCCGGCGGCGGCTCGTTCGTGACGCTGCCGGCGCTGATCGCCGCCGGGGTGCCGCCGGTTTTGGCGAACACGTCGAGCACCGTCGCGCTGTTCCCCGGCGGCCTGGCCAGCGCCTGGGCCTACCGCGACGGCCTGCAGCCGGTCGGCGCCGTGCCGCTGCGCGCGCTGCTGGCCGCGACGCTGTGCGGCGGCCTGGCCGGGGCGCTGCTGTTGCTGCGCACGTCGGCCTCGAGCTTCGCGATCGTGTTGCCCTGGCTGCTGCTGGTGGCGTCGATCGCGCTCGCCTTCGGACGGCGCATCGGCGCGGCCTTGCGCGCGCGCGTGCGCATCCACGCGCACGCGGTGCTGGCGCTCCAATTCCTGCTCGGGATCTACGGCGGCTATTTCGGCGGCGCGGTCGGGATCATGATGATGGCGCTGTGGGGGCTGTTCGAGCCGCGCGACATCAAGCACCTGAACGCCCCGCGCACGCTGATGGTCAGCGCCGCGAACGCGGTGGCGGTGCTGGCCTTCGTCGCGGCGGGCGCGGTGCGCTGGCCGCAGACGCTGGCGATGCTGGCCGGCGCCGTGCTGGGGGGCTTCGGCGGCGCCCATGTCGGACGGCGTACGCCGCCGGGCGTCATCCGCGCGCTCACGCTGCTGGCCACGGCCGCCATCACGCTGGCGTTTTTCGTCAAGGCCTATGCGCCCGCGCTGCTGCGCTGA
- a CDS encoding pirin family protein, with protein sequence MMEVRRSEERGAAHHGWLESRHTFSFADYYDPRHTGFGPLLVINEDRVAPGAGFGTHGHRDMEIISYVLEGALEHKDSIGTGSVLHYGDVQRMSAGSGVRHSEFNGSQAEPVHFLQIWIQPDTRAIAPSYEEKHFDEASKRGTLRLIASRDGRDGSVTIHQNASIYASILDEGERVEHALDPARRAYVHVIRGDASVNGVPLKDGDALKISAIDKIVIDQAEAAELLLFDLP encoded by the coding sequence ATGATGGAAGTTCGCCGCAGCGAAGAACGGGGCGCCGCCCACCACGGCTGGCTGGAAAGCCGCCACACCTTTTCCTTCGCCGACTACTACGATCCGCGCCACACCGGCTTCGGTCCGCTGCTGGTGATCAACGAAGACCGCGTCGCGCCGGGCGCGGGTTTCGGCACCCACGGCCACCGCGACATGGAAATCATCTCGTACGTGCTGGAAGGCGCGCTCGAGCACAAAGACAGCATCGGCACCGGCTCGGTGCTGCACTACGGCGACGTCCAGCGCATGAGCGCCGGCAGCGGCGTGCGCCATAGCGAGTTCAACGGTTCGCAGGCGGAGCCGGTGCATTTCCTGCAGATCTGGATCCAGCCGGACACCCGCGCCATCGCGCCCAGCTACGAGGAAAAGCACTTCGACGAAGCCAGCAAGCGCGGCACGCTGCGCCTGATCGCCTCGCGCGACGGCCGCGACGGTTCGGTGACGATCCACCAGAACGCCTCGATCTACGCCAGCATCCTCGACGAAGGCGAGCGCGTCGAGCATGCGCTGGACCCGGCGCGCCGCGCCTACGTGCACGTGATCCGCGGCGACGCCAGCGTCAACGGGGTGCCGCTCAAGGATGGCGATGCGCTCAAGATCAGCGCCATCGACAAGATCGTGATCGACCAGGCCGAGGCGGCCGAGCTGCTGCTGTTCGACCTGCCGTGA
- a CDS encoding FHA domain-containing protein — translation MNGPWFIEILARSGDVLQRHRVDALPIRIGRGYDNDFILDDDYAAARHAVVEWVGETGAAGQPVLRDLGSMNGIVHKGKRQASVSLAGDTVVRIGHTSIRVRPAAFAVAPELADRTLHGWEGVLPGAAGALLIGLFSLFARWIADTGYFEYVRYVEAVAWGIGAALLWSGAWAFANRLFGRHARLGRHLFIIGCGVVALGGYALLASTLGYAFSLEAFTHYASHVATVLVAATIYFHLCTIKPPNRRRYRWICTGLAVLGSVLILTANVQRTGRFSDELYMATLMPPQLRVSQDKGVDQFMREVEGMKESLDRSRGRKPGEDEIED, via the coding sequence ATGAACGGCCCCTGGTTCATCGAGATCCTGGCGCGCAGCGGCGACGTGCTGCAGCGCCATCGCGTCGACGCCCTGCCGATCCGCATCGGACGTGGCTACGACAACGACTTCATCCTCGACGACGACTACGCCGCCGCGCGCCATGCCGTGGTCGAGTGGGTGGGCGAGACCGGCGCCGCCGGCCAGCCGGTGCTGCGCGACCTCGGCAGCATGAACGGCATCGTCCACAAGGGCAAGCGCCAGGCCAGCGTGTCCCTGGCGGGCGACACCGTGGTGCGCATCGGGCACACCTCGATCCGGGTCCGCCCGGCCGCCTTCGCGGTCGCGCCGGAACTGGCGGACCGCACCTTGCACGGCTGGGAAGGCGTGCTGCCGGGCGCGGCCGGCGCGCTGCTGATCGGCCTGTTTTCGCTGTTCGCGCGCTGGATCGCCGACACCGGCTACTTCGAATACGTGCGCTACGTCGAGGCGGTGGCCTGGGGCATCGGCGCGGCCCTGCTGTGGAGCGGCGCCTGGGCCTTCGCCAACCGCCTGTTCGGGCGCCACGCGCGCCTTGGGCGGCATCTGTTCATCATCGGCTGCGGCGTGGTCGCACTGGGCGGCTACGCGCTGCTGGCGTCGACCCTGGGCTACGCGTTCTCGCTCGAAGCGTTCACGCATTACGCCTCGCACGTGGCGACCGTGCTGGTGGCGGCCACCATCTACTTCCACCTGTGCACCATCAAGCCGCCCAACCGGCGCCGCTACCGCTGGATCTGTACCGGCCTGGCGGTGCTCGGCTCGGTCCTGATCCTCACCGCCAACGTCCAGCGCACCGGGCGCTTTTCGGATGAGCTCTACATGGCCACGCTGATGCCGCCGCAACTGCGCGTCAGCCAGGACAAGGGCGTCGACCAGTTCATGCGCGAAGTCGAGGGGATGAAGGAGTCGCTCGACCGCTCGCGCGGGCGCAAGCCGGGCGAGGATGAGATCGAGGACTGA
- a CDS encoding serine protease → MTARAQAPMLAGAGAGALARANAPPQTPPAPLVTPPATPPATTLPAPGPGETDETATLPTPSSAAQQLYSAAKGDLLQIRMILKNGRSQSTVGSGFLVGTGNLVLTNYHVVSQMALDPAVYAAEYIDTDGKTGPVELLAVDVLHDLAVVRVDRAGSGFFQVPDTPVRLTQGQYLYSLGNPLDLGFAISEGAYNGVITRSFYDQLIFTGPINSGMSGGPSVTAAGIVAGVNVSKRRDGELVSFLVPVKYAQELLRRVAVQGHPPKNFNPLIGQQLLAHQREMIDRLLAEPLTIKSMGPYRVPVRESQQLRCWGRSNFRLEAEYTADSVSCAMEAAIYVSDTQQTGHVSMTHQYLRSTTMAPLQFAFLASSQFRVDRLGSARDTRLTRPSCTEQFVQTATLPLRAVTCVRAYRKFAGLYNFTLLSASTDDDHASLQSRLDLAGVSYDNGLRATRAFLSALGRVQVKGARAGGRK, encoded by the coding sequence ATGACTGCTCGCGCGCAGGCGCCCATGCTTGCTGGTGCCGGTGCTGGTGCGCTCGCCCGCGCGAACGCGCCGCCGCAAACGCCGCCGGCGCCGCTGGTGACCCCGCCGGCCACCCCGCCCGCCACCACCCTGCCCGCGCCCGGACCCGGCGAGACCGACGAGACCGCGACCCTGCCCACGCCCTCGTCCGCCGCCCAGCAGCTGTACTCGGCCGCCAAGGGCGACCTGCTGCAGATCCGCATGATCCTCAAGAACGGCCGCAGCCAGTCGACGGTCGGTTCGGGCTTTTTGGTCGGCACCGGCAACCTGGTGCTGACCAACTACCACGTCGTCTCGCAGATGGCGCTCGACCCCGCCGTCTACGCCGCCGAATACATCGATACCGACGGCAAGACCGGTCCGGTCGAGCTGCTGGCGGTCGACGTGCTGCACGACCTGGCCGTGGTGCGCGTCGACCGCGCGGGCAGCGGCTTCTTCCAGGTGCCGGACACGCCGGTCAGGCTGACCCAGGGCCAGTACCTGTACTCGCTCGGCAACCCGCTCGACCTCGGCTTTGCGATCTCGGAAGGCGCGTACAACGGCGTCATCACGCGGAGCTTCTACGACCAGCTGATCTTCACCGGCCCGATCAACTCGGGCATGAGCGGCGGGCCGAGCGTCACCGCGGCCGGCATCGTCGCCGGCGTCAACGTCTCCAAGCGCCGCGACGGCGAACTGGTCAGCTTCCTGGTGCCGGTCAAGTACGCCCAGGAGCTGCTGCGCCGCGTCGCCGTTCAGGGCCACCCGCCGAAAAACTTCAATCCGCTGATCGGCCAGCAGCTGCTGGCGCACCAGCGCGAGATGATCGACCGCCTGCTCGCCGAGCCGCTCACGATCAAGAGCATGGGGCCGTACCGCGTGCCGGTGCGCGAATCGCAGCAGTTGCGCTGCTGGGGACGCTCGAACTTCCGTCTCGAGGCCGAGTACACGGCCGACTCGGTCAGCTGCGCGATGGAAGCGGCGATCTACGTCTCCGACACCCAGCAGACCGGCCACGTCTCGATGACGCACCAGTACCTGCGCTCCACCACCATGGCGCCGCTGCAGTTCGCCTTCCTGGCCAGCAGCCAGTTCCGCGTCGACCGGCTCGGCTCCGCGCGCGACACTCGCCTGACGCGCCCGAGCTGCACCGAGCAGTTCGTGCAGACCGCGACCTTGCCGCTGCGCGCCGTCACCTGCGTGCGCGCCTACCGCAAGTTCGCCGGCCTGTACAACTTTACGCTGCTCAGCGCGAGCACCGACGACGACCACGCCAGCCTGCAAAGCCGGCTCGACCTGGCCGGCGTCTCCTACGACAACGGCCTGCGCGCCACGCGCGCCTTTTTGTCCGCCCTGGGACGGGTGCAGGTGAAAGGCGCACGCGCCGGGGGACGCAAATGA
- a CDS encoding ATP-binding protein yields the protein MPIRLSTPLLPPLPALPRRLRPRALGAWLALAFTLLSIVLTLLLVGVIERKATEQVKSSIGNGLAELALQTSDKLERGMFERYREVGLLAQRLSARTDLAPGQRRATLEQLQSGFGFYSWIGVAGLDGRVEVAAHGLLEGVDVSGRPWFGRALRGQHVGDVHDAMLLAGKLPRQAEPWRFVDIAFPLLDGAGRPGSVLGVHMSWEWARDIERSVMAGLGGGAGAEALIVDSHGDVLLGPADVAGKRLTLASLDAARRQQDGGYLVERWPDGATYLVGFARGRGHAGYPGLGWTVLVRQDIDEAYAPARRLRNDGLAAGVLLAALFSLAGVVVARRITRPLHALAGAAQRIRAGETAAIAPQRASYEEVDALSATLETLLADQVQRRRELEELNATLERRVTERTHELERALATVRAGKQRLRSVVETAQEAYVGVDMEGRVVEWNSAAQQLLGWTRDEIVGRPVGLVIPERFRDSERRARLRFIDTGAMSLLDGRVERVLLTRAGAEVPVEVSTGLAGTGEGLFFSVFLHDISARKRVERMKEEFIATVSHELRTPLTSISASLALLADGMAGELPSGARGLVDVADASSKRLVRLVSDVLDLQKIEAGQMDVRREVQPLLPVTQGALETMAGFAGQAAVTLVCHAEPGAERLRAAIDRDRITQVLTNLVSNAVKFSRRGGTVTLALEGHDGWVRIAVSDQGAGIPEHFRARVFHRFAQADGADSRRQGGTGLGLSICKSIVEEHGGRIRFDSVHGQGTTFYVELPAAEVSTGTQG from the coding sequence ATGCCGATCCGATTGTCCACGCCCTTGCTTCCGCCGCTTCCCGCGCTGCCGCGCCGGTTGCGGCCGCGCGCCCTGGGCGCCTGGCTGGCGCTGGCCTTCACCCTGCTGTCCATCGTGCTGACCCTGCTGCTGGTCGGCGTCATCGAGCGCAAGGCCACCGAGCAGGTCAAGTCGAGCATCGGCAACGGCCTGGCCGAGCTGGCGCTGCAGACCTCGGACAAGCTCGAGCGCGGCATGTTCGAGCGCTACCGCGAAGTCGGCCTGCTGGCCCAGCGCCTGAGCGCACGTACGGACCTGGCGCCGGGCCAGCGCCGCGCCACCCTCGAGCAACTCCAGAGCGGCTTCGGCTTCTACAGCTGGATCGGCGTGGCCGGCCTGGACGGCAGGGTCGAGGTCGCGGCCCACGGTTTGCTGGAAGGCGTGGACGTGTCCGGCAGGCCATGGTTCGGCCGGGCGCTGCGCGGCCAGCACGTCGGCGACGTGCACGACGCCATGCTCCTGGCCGGCAAGCTGCCGCGCCAGGCCGAGCCGTGGCGCTTCGTCGACATCGCCTTTCCGCTGCTGGACGGCGCCGGCCGCCCGGGCAGCGTCCTGGGTGTGCACATGTCCTGGGAATGGGCGCGCGACATCGAGCGCTCGGTGATGGCCGGGCTGGGCGGCGGGGCCGGCGCCGAAGCGCTGATCGTCGACAGCCACGGCGACGTGCTGCTCGGTCCGGCGGACGTGGCCGGCAAGCGCCTGACGCTGGCCAGCCTGGACGCCGCGCGCAGGCAGCAGGATGGCGGCTATCTGGTCGAACGATGGCCGGACGGCGCAACCTACCTGGTCGGCTTCGCGCGCGGGCGCGGGCACGCCGGCTACCCGGGCCTGGGCTGGACGGTGCTGGTGCGCCAGGACATCGACGAGGCCTATGCGCCGGCGCGCCGGCTGCGCAACGACGGCCTGGCCGCGGGCGTGCTGCTGGCCGCGCTGTTCTCGCTGGCCGGGGTGGTGGTGGCGCGCCGTATCACCCGGCCGCTGCACGCGCTGGCCGGGGCGGCCCAGCGCATCCGCGCCGGCGAGACCGCCGCCATCGCGCCGCAGCGCGCCAGCTACGAGGAAGTCGACGCGCTCTCGGCGACCCTGGAAACGCTGCTGGCCGACCAGGTACAGCGCCGGCGCGAGCTGGAAGAGCTGAACGCGACGCTGGAGCGGCGCGTGACCGAGCGCACCCACGAGCTCGAGCGCGCGCTGGCGACGGTGCGCGCCGGCAAGCAGCGCCTCCGGAGCGTCGTCGAGACCGCGCAGGAAGCCTACGTCGGCGTCGACATGGAGGGCAGGGTGGTCGAATGGAACAGCGCCGCGCAGCAGCTGCTGGGCTGGACCCGCGACGAGATCGTCGGCCGGCCGGTCGGCCTGGTGATCCCCGAGCGCTTTCGCGATTCAGAGCGGCGCGCGCGCCTGCGTTTCATCGACACCGGCGCGATGTCGCTGCTGGACGGGCGCGTCGAACGGGTGCTGCTCACGCGCGCGGGCGCGGAGGTGCCGGTGGAGGTCAGCACCGGCCTGGCCGGCACCGGCGAAGGCCTGTTCTTCAGCGTATTCCTGCACGATATCTCGGCGCGCAAGCGGGTCGAGCGCATGAAGGAAGAGTTCATCGCCACCGTCTCGCACGAGCTGCGCACGCCCTTGACCTCGATCAGCGCCTCGTTGGCCTTGCTGGCCGACGGCATGGCGGGCGAACTGCCGTCCGGCGCGCGCGGCCTCGTCGACGTCGCCGATGCCAGCTCGAAGCGCCTGGTGCGCCTGGTCAGCGACGTGCTCGACCTGCAGAAGATCGAAGCCGGGCAGATGGACGTGCGGCGCGAGGTCCAGCCCTTGCTGCCGGTAACGCAAGGCGCGCTGGAGACGATGGCGGGCTTCGCCGGCCAGGCCGCGGTCACGCTGGTCTGCCATGCAGAGCCCGGCGCAGAGCGCTTGCGCGCCGCGATCGACCGCGACCGCATCACCCAGGTGCTGACCAACCTGGTGTCGAACGCGGTCAAGTTTTCGCGCCGCGGCGGGACCGTCACGCTGGCGCTGGAAGGGCACGATGGCTGGGTGCGCATCGCGGTAAGCGACCAGGGCGCCGGCATCCCCGAGCATTTCCGCGCGCGCGTGTTCCACCGCTTCGCCCAGGCCGACGGCGCCGATTCGCGCCGCCAGGGCGGCACCGGACTGGGCCTGTCGATCTGCAAGAGCATCGTCGAGGAGCACGGCGGCCGCATCCGCTTCGACAGCGTGCACGGACAGGGCACCACCTTCTACGTCGAGCTCCCGGCCGCCGAGGTGTCGACCGGGACCCAAGGGTAA
- a CDS encoding response regulator transcription factor gives MRAQPSVLVVEDDVHIAHVLVFILEHQGWRVIHAADGRAAVQQVLGRSAPDLVLLDVMLPYVDGFDILELIRAQAGWESTPVLMLTAKNTERDTVRALDAGASDFIIKPFQPQELLARLRRYLDPAG, from the coding sequence ATGCGCGCACAACCCTCCGTCCTGGTCGTCGAGGACGACGTCCACATCGCCCACGTCCTGGTGTTCATTCTCGAACACCAGGGCTGGCGCGTCATCCACGCCGCCGACGGCCGCGCCGCGGTCCAGCAGGTGCTGGGCCGGAGCGCGCCCGACCTGGTGCTGCTGGACGTGATGCTGCCCTACGTCGACGGCTTCGATATCCTTGAGCTGATCCGCGCCCAGGCCGGCTGGGAAAGCACGCCGGTGCTGATGCTGACGGCCAAAAACACCGAGCGCGACACCGTGCGCGCGCTCGACGCCGGCGCCAGCGACTTCATCATCAAGCCCTTCCAGCCACAGGAACTGCTGGCCCGGCTGCGCCGCTACCTCGATCCGGCCGGCTGA
- a CDS encoding DUF3820 family protein codes for MKPEHLQLLLERDMPFGKYKGHKIAELPGHYLAWFAREGFPKGELGELLELMYELDHNALRGLLDPLRRPRR; via the coding sequence ATGAAACCCGAACACCTTCAACTCCTGCTGGAGCGCGACATGCCCTTCGGTAAGTACAAGGGGCACAAGATCGCCGAGCTGCCCGGCCATTACCTGGCCTGGTTCGCGCGCGAAGGCTTTCCCAAGGGCGAGCTGGGCGAACTGCTCGAACTGATGTACGAACTCGACCACAATGCCCTGCGCGGTCTGCTCGACCCGCTCAGGCGCCCGCGCCGCTAG
- a CDS encoding DUF1810 domain-containing protein yields the protein MNTHFDLERFVEAQRGVYETALAELRAGRKRSHWMWFVFPQIAGLGRSEMAQRYAIRSADEAAAYLAHPVLGARLRESAAAVLAHQDLDVDTIFGEPDNMKFHSSMTLFADVAPDEALFHDCLDRFFDGEPDGATLTRLA from the coding sequence ATGAACACCCATTTCGACCTCGAGCGCTTCGTCGAGGCCCAGCGCGGCGTCTACGAGACGGCGCTGGCCGAGCTGCGCGCCGGCCGCAAGCGCAGCCACTGGATGTGGTTCGTGTTCCCACAGATTGCCGGACTGGGGCGCAGCGAGATGGCGCAGCGCTACGCGATCCGCTCGGCCGACGAGGCCGCGGCCTACCTGGCGCATCCGGTGCTGGGCGCGCGCCTGCGCGAGAGCGCGGCCGCGGTGCTGGCGCACCAGGACCTGGACGTCGACACCATCTTCGGCGAGCCCGACAACATGAAGTTCCACTCGTCGATGACGCTGTTCGCCGACGTCGCGCCCGACGAGGCGCTGTTCCACGATTGCCTGGACCGCTTCTTCGACGGCGAGCCGGACGGCGCCACGCTCACGCGCCTGGCCTAG
- a CDS encoding nitrogen regulation protein NR(II): MIRGHDWSATPLGPIEAWPASLRTLVDLIVHSPQAMTVLWGPDLIQVYNDRYAAICGPRHPRALGQANRDTWPEVQDFVGPVYQRVLRGETCSFSRQPVVVERHGVPAQGWFDLIYSPAYGDGRIQGVVATVVEVTERTQAEESLRRSDQRIALALDAGAAAASVEVLPEWRARADISSIAGLHHFSTYGSYLDDLLRGHVVAIADVATDPRTAASAAALHALGITALLNVPLLRDDGLAAVSIAAVNPAWTATLGWPESDLAGRNLFDLIHPDDLAPSLAGAASLDTTGRLAPNFENRYRHRDGSYRWFSWTANKSDNMIVAVGRDITEERARASALLEAEEKLRHSQKMEAVGQLTGGLAHDFNNLLGSISGSLELLALRVRSGELRDLDRFIGIAQGAVRRAGALTHRLLAFSRRQPLNAGVTDVERLVADLLDMLRRTMGPAIALEVARAQGAWPILFDPNQLENALLNLCINARDAMPDGGLLRIGMANVAFGAEQAAVHDLAEGDYVMLSVTDSGSGMSPETAAKAFDPFFTTKPIGQGTGLGLSMIYGLARQSGGHVWLDTAPGRGTTIHLVLPRHHGGAAPREAPAAQPAAPVQTGMRVLLVDDEAALRGLMSEALARRIGAMSAKRTAGAVEA; the protein is encoded by the coding sequence TTGATCCGGGGCCACGACTGGTCGGCGACGCCGCTCGGTCCGATCGAAGCATGGCCGGCATCGCTGCGCACGCTGGTCGACCTGATCGTCCATTCGCCGCAGGCGATGACGGTGCTGTGGGGCCCCGATCTCATCCAGGTCTACAACGACCGCTATGCCGCGATCTGCGGCCCGCGCCATCCGCGCGCGCTGGGCCAGGCGAACCGCGACACCTGGCCCGAAGTGCAGGATTTCGTCGGCCCGGTCTACCAACGCGTCCTGCGCGGCGAAACCTGCAGTTTTTCGCGCCAGCCGGTCGTGGTCGAGCGCCACGGCGTTCCCGCGCAGGGCTGGTTCGACCTGATCTACAGCCCGGCCTACGGCGACGGGCGCATCCAGGGCGTCGTGGCCACCGTGGTCGAAGTCACCGAACGCACCCAGGCCGAGGAAAGCCTGCGCCGCTCCGACCAGCGGATCGCGCTGGCGCTCGACGCCGGTGCGGCCGCCGCCAGCGTCGAAGTCCTGCCCGAGTGGCGCGCCCGCGCCGACATCAGCAGCATCGCCGGGCTTCACCATTTCTCGACCTATGGCTCGTACCTGGACGACCTGCTGCGCGGCCACGTCGTGGCGATCGCCGACGTCGCCACCGACCCGCGCACGGCCGCTTCGGCCGCCGCCCTGCATGCGCTCGGCATCACCGCCCTGCTCAACGTGCCGCTGCTGCGCGACGACGGCCTGGCGGCCGTGTCCATCGCCGCGGTCAACCCGGCCTGGACCGCCACGCTGGGCTGGCCCGAGTCCGACCTGGCCGGACGCAACCTGTTCGACCTGATCCATCCGGACGACCTGGCGCCCTCGCTGGCGGGCGCAGCCAGCCTCGACACGACCGGGCGGCTGGCGCCGAATTTCGAGAACCGCTACCGCCACCGCGACGGCAGCTACCGCTGGTTTTCCTGGACCGCCAACAAGAGCGACAACATGATCGTGGCGGTCGGACGCGACATCACCGAGGAGCGCGCGCGCGCCAGCGCGCTGCTGGAAGCCGAGGAAAAGCTGCGCCACAGCCAGAAGATGGAAGCGGTCGGCCAGCTCACCGGCGGGCTGGCGCACGACTTCAACAACCTGCTGGGCAGCATCAGCGGCAGCCTGGAATTGCTGGCGCTGCGCGTCAGGAGCGGCGAACTGCGCGACCTCGACCGCTTCATCGGCATTGCCCAGGGCGCCGTGCGCCGCGCCGGCGCCCTGACCCACCGGCTGCTGGCGTTCTCGCGCCGCCAGCCGCTCAATGCCGGCGTGACCGACGTCGAGCGCCTGGTCGCCGACCTGCTCGACATGCTGCGCCGGACCATGGGCCCGGCCATCGCGCTGGAAGTCGCGCGCGCACAGGGCGCGTGGCCGATCCTGTTCGACCCCAACCAGCTGGAGAACGCCCTGCTCAACCTGTGCATCAACGCACGCGACGCCATGCCCGACGGCGGCTTGCTGCGCATCGGCATGGCCAACGTCGCATTCGGCGCCGAGCAGGCGGCCGTGCACGACCTGGCCGAAGGCGACTACGTGATGCTGAGCGTGACCGACAGCGGCAGTGGCATGTCGCCGGAAACCGCGGCCAAGGCCTTCGACCCCTTCTTCACGACCAAGCCGATCGGCCAGGGCACGGGCCTGGGCCTGTCGATGATCTACGGCCTCGCGCGCCAGTCCGGCGGCCACGTATGGCTCGACACGGCGCCGGGGCGCGGCACCACCATCCATCTGGTCTTGCCGCGCCATCATGGCGGCGCAGCGCCGCGCGAGGCGCCGGCCGCGCAGCCGGCCGCGCCGGTGCAGACCGGCATGCGCGTGCTGCTGGTCGACGACGAAGCCGCATTGCGTGGCCTGATGAGCGAAGCGCTGGCCCGGCGCATCGGCGCCATGAGCGCGAAGCGGACCGCAGGCGCCGTCGAGGCCTAG
- the ribA gene encoding GTP cyclohydrolase II, producing the protein MQDNATAPSNLVDYVTSCSLPTPWAQFTLHAFVEHSTGKEHLAMTLGDLSEGEPPLARIHSECLTGDVMFSQRCDCGAQLETALQRIAAEGRGVLLYLRQEGRGIGLVNKIRAYRLQEAGADTVEANLQLGFHADARNYELVQPMLAQFGVKAVRLMTNNPRKIAALEKIGIDVAGRVPLLVNRNAYNNSYLNTKQAKLGHMMSPQTDAEPALDGEL; encoded by the coding sequence ATGCAAGACAACGCCACCGCGCCATCCAACCTGGTCGATTACGTCACCTCGTGTTCGCTGCCGACGCCCTGGGCGCAGTTCACCCTGCACGCCTTCGTCGAGCATTCGACCGGTAAAGAGCACCTGGCCATGACCCTGGGCGACCTGTCCGAAGGCGAACCGCCGCTGGCGCGCATCCACTCCGAATGCCTGACCGGCGACGTGATGTTCTCGCAGCGCTGCGATTGCGGCGCCCAGCTAGAGACCGCCCTGCAGCGCATCGCCGCCGAGGGCCGCGGCGTGCTGCTCTACCTGCGCCAGGAAGGCCGCGGCATCGGCCTGGTCAACAAGATCCGCGCCTACCGCCTGCAGGAAGCCGGCGCCGACACGGTCGAGGCCAACCTGCAGCTGGGCTTTCACGCCGACGCCCGCAACTACGAACTGGTGCAGCCGATGCTGGCCCAGTTCGGCGTCAAGGCGGTGCGCCTGATGACCAACAACCCGCGCAAGATCGCGGCGCTGGAAAAGATCGGCATCGACGTGGCCGGCCGCGTGCCGCTGCTGGTCAACCGCAACGCCTACAACAACAGCTACCTGAACACCAAGCAGGCCAAGCTGGGCCACATGATGAGCCCGCAAACCGACGCCGAACCGGCGCTCGACGGCGAACTGTAA